The genomic window TAGGTAGCCAAGCACAATGGCTAAGATGCTGATATTACCGCTGCAACCCGCTAAAATAAGGCCTCCAGCAATAACGACAGAAATACTTGAAACAATTAATTTAAAAATTTTCATAATGAACCTCTTATGGTTAAGACTGTGGGCGTTTCTCCCAAGCCTCATTCGCTTTAAATCCTGATTTTTCGAATCGTCGAATCACATCGTCTTGGATGCTCTTGTAAAAAATTCCCCGACGTTGTTTAGCCGGCAGTGAGCCAAAGGGCATGGTTGGTCCTGTCACCAATGGACGCTCTGTGGTTGGGGCGGGTTTGGCGGAACTCTCTACCGACTTTTCTGCAGACCTGAGGTACCGAGGGAGAAGCTTAGTGAGAGCCTTGTGCTCTTTAGCGGTGAGCGTGGGGGCAAGATGTTCCATAAGGCGCCATCCGAAGCGGCTATGGATAGACTCATCTTCGACAAGCTGTTGTAAAACGCTTCTGGCCAGAGGGTCTTTGGCCTCATCACGAACTGCGGCAAGCAACCTCACTGAGATAGTTTCACCAATACAAAGGGAACCCATCGCGCATCGTAAAATGCGTTCTCGTGGTGAAAGCTTTTTATTCGAGCGGACGAAGGTTGGCTCTTTGTTAATGACGCCGTCGCCCCCAAGAGCGATGACCATTCTTCGGCAAAGTTCAACATGCCGAGCTTCGTCACGAACAATGCGGATGCCAGCTCCGAGGATATCAAAGGGCAGTCCGATTTCGGTCATTTCCGAGAGCATTTCTGTAAAAGCTACCTGGGAACGATACTCATCGAGTGTGCGAAGCTCCCAAGCTCGGCGTCCGCGGTGAAGTTCACGGGTGGTATATTGGCTGGCATCAAAGGCTTTGAAGGCACGGATGTGTAAATCGTCATCCAGGCTTTCATCGGTAAATCGATGATGGATTGTGGCGAGGTGTCGAGGACCATTTGATAAATCAAGCATAGTGAACTCCGTGCAGGTTGTATGCCATCAGCACACATGACGGATTCATTCTAAGCCATTAATAACAATAGTGAAATTTTGGGTAAAGATTAACCAGGAGAGGCCGTTTGTATCAGGGTGTTGTCTTGAGCGTTGGCTGTCTACGAATGGAAACAGTTTTACGTGTAAAGAATGCCTACGATAGCGCCGGTAAGGCAGGTGGCCATGGTAC from Deltaproteobacteria bacterium includes these protein-coding regions:
- a CDS encoding ferritin-like domain-containing protein, producing the protein MLDLSNGPRHLATIHHRFTDESLDDDLHIRAFKAFDASQYTTRELHRGRRAWELRTLDEYRSQVAFTEMLSEMTEIGLPFDILGAGIRIVRDEARHVELCRRMVIALGGDGVINKEPTFVRSNKKLSPRERILRCAMGSLCIGETISVRLLAAVRDEAKDPLARSVLQQLVEDESIHSRFGWRLMEHLAPTLTAKEHKALTKLLPRYLRSAEKSVESSAKPAPTTERPLVTGPTMPFGSLPAKQRRGIFYKSIQDDVIRRFEKSGFKANEAWEKRPQS